ATACCCTCTCGTTTTTCAGACTGTGGGCAGCTTGAATCTTTTCTTCTGATGTTGTCCAGAGAGTGCCATCAATACCAGCTGTCTTACTTCCTTTAGATGTTGTGACCCGCCTCACTGCCAGCAATTTTGCACTGTTAGAATTAACGAGTAACCATTGCAGTGATTTAACTTTGCCGTACTGTTTATCACTTACTGCCTTTGCGATACGCATTTGCAGTCCATATACGTTCTTCTCAATACGGGACCAATAAATCTGGTTCCAGTCTGTATTTGAAAGGGCTGTGTCAGGTGCACCAGATATCAAAGCATCTGTCATTTGCTTTCCTCACTTCTATGAATTCTACAAACTCTTTCGCAATGAAAGACCAGTTGGACGTCAAGCTTCTTTTCAGACCAGGTATAAACCTGTATCCGATTCGTTACAAATCGGCTTTTGCTTTTTCCAACCTCCCAATCCTGCACTCTCATAGGTAGACCTTACGATCTACTGTCTCCGTAGTGGAGAAGAATACAGGGTTCCCAAGTTCCGTTGTTTGAGTGATGCTGGGTTAGGTGTCTGCTCTCGGCCGGAAAGAAACTAGTCGTGTAGGATGCGTGTGATTCTCCCAACTATCTTCGTACCTTTTGGTTCAAGCGTTTCAGCCAATTGCGCTTGTTGCGAATTACGACCTTTATCACAGATTCACTTATGTTCACCATACCAGCTACCTTGTAGTTATCCCGAATTTGGCTATCAGGTAGACTTTGATCCTTTCGGGCGTTATCATCTCACTACGAGCTCTTCACCCGTAGTTTCACTACTTTGTCAGAGAGGCTTATTATCTCCCCTAGGTTCATCTGACGACACAGATGGTTTTCGGTTACCCGATTAACAACTCAAAACAGCGACTTAGCTTGTCGCACCACACCTTTTCGCATTAGAATGCTAATTTGTAACCTATTGATTTATATTACTTAAATACGGCATAAATGAAGTGTAAAGAAAAATATTTTCCATAGGTTTAAAAACAATCAAAAAGGAGCGTAAAAGCTCTTTTATATGGCCATTATATAACCAATTATTTGCATCACAAATGCATCTTAGTGCATCACTGGTAGCGCTATTTGTTTTTCCTATACAATACTAGACTGTGTTATTGGTGCATCTTATAATGCATCAATCACTTCATCATATTTGCATCACCAAATATAAATTTAAAAGGATATTTTATGCCTAGAGTGACTGTTACCGTACCGAATGATCTCTATAAAAAGCTGACCAAATATGCTGGGGATAATGATGATTCTCTTTCTTATACCATTACCAAAATGACAGAAATCGGATTGATGGTGACTGAAAGTCAGCAGAATCAAAAAAGCCCAGAAGACAAGTATTCTGACATTGAAAAACATTGCTTTAAGCTCATGATTCAAATGAATGCCTTATTAAAAAATATGGCATCCAAGCAACTGGATTATGGCCAGGATGAATTTAAAAAATTAATGGATTTATCAATTAGCAAATACCAAGAATTGATGGGAATTGCGCCAGAAGAGCTTTAAAAATTTAAAGCTCAATATCCATTTCCTTTTGATTACGTTGAAGCTCTTTTGTTTTCTCGATTTCAAATGATCTTTGATGTGGTTCCTTACCTTTATTGGTATTTAAATAATCTACATTATAATTTTTTGGCAAGATGGCTTTACCCAATTGATTTTTAATCTCGATAAAATTATTAACATATTGTTCTAATTCGAGTGACTTTTCATTGTTCAGGCGAACCGCTATTTTATGAATTTCAGGGTTTATCTCGTTTAATCCAAGCTGATGTTTTACCTGGTTTAATCCTTGAGAACAATGTACATCATTCCAATCCGTTTTTTCTCGGCCAGGCAGATTTTGAGGCATAATTATTTTTATATCTAAACCCTCTCTCATTAAGGCTTCTTTTGCTTCTTCAGTTATTTTTGCGGTATTATTTTTGGAAGCCAAATCGTTATCTCCCGCAATAATCACCTCACTTGGGTAAAAGCTTTTAATAAGTGCGCTTAAATTTTTCAAGTTCGACAAACCAAAGGAAACCAAAACCGTAGCTTTTGGATTTGCCATGGCAATGGTTGCTCCTGTTTCAGGGCCTTCTGCCAAATACAATGGCGATCGCTTTTCACCCGTTTGCAAGACTCCTGCGCTGCCTTCTATTCTCCCTTTGGATAATTTCGCATTTTCCATAAAAGTATTTTTCTTAGCATTTTTTTCATCCAAATAAATCCGTTGGACGCCGGTTATTTCTCCTTGTTTGTTCTTGGCCGCTATCAATAAAGCGGGTATTTTATTAATTTTATCGTAGAGTGTTCCATTATCATCGATTGCTTTCCACAAAGCGCCCTTAGGCCAATACAAAACATTTAATTGTTCTGGATGCTCTATACCACGATGTTCTTTTAAATATTTTTTCTGCTAGTGTGCCAAAAATTGACATGCCGCCTTTGAGGATACTTTTTGCCGATATTATTTTGTTCTTTTCTTCGCGTAATTCGCTTAAATCGTTTAACTTCTTTTCTCTCTTCATTGGAAGAACACTGGTTAAGCCTGAAATACCAGCAATGATTGCCCCTTCCTTCAATGCATCCTGGAATGAAATCCCTCTTTCTTGCATCAATGCTGACAGTGGGTTACCTCCACAGCCTTCTGAAAAGTCATACCAAGAGCCCGCTTTACTGCCTTTCAAGGAAACAATAAGTCCGCCTGAGTAACGCATTTCCCTAGACGTTATTTTCTTTGGTGCGCCAAAAATAGCACGATACGTTTCGATAGGATTTGCGATCAATACTTCTGTGATTTTGGCTGCATCATAAAATCCTTTTGATTCGTTTAATTGAGCTTTGTAAACAATTTTATCAAGCACAGATGCTTTATAGGTATTATCTAATTCATATTGACTTAATAGTGATTTCTCATTTTTTGTAAATATCAGCGGTGATTTTTGTATTGTTTCAATAGCTTCTTGATATAGCGATCCATTTTTAGAAACGCGCTGCAAATCATTTTTAAATACAGCCCATGCTTTATGCCATTGGGTTGACTCCTTATGATTCATGCCTTCTATACGACGTTCTAATTGATGAAAGAGATTAGCTTTAGTTTCATTTAATTGATTAACGGTTTGTAATCTCGCCTTGTGCTGTCTTGCGTGCTGCTCTATTTTAAGTGGATCAAGTTTTTCCCGAACAAGCAAACCTTGAATGTCTGATTTTTGATGAATGACATAGGCAAGGCTATCTCGTTTTGCCGTTAATTGTTGTGCCTGGATAAACTTCTGCTGATTAAGTGGTAGGTCTTGCTCATTGTCGGAAAAAAAAGCTTTCCAGAGGT
This DNA window, taken from Legionella donaldsonii, encodes the following:
- a CDS encoding reverse transcriptase N-terminal domain-containing protein, which codes for MTDALISGAPDTALSNTDWNQIYWSRIEKNVYGLQMRIAKAVSDKQYGKVKSLQWLLVNSNSAKLLAVRRVTTSKGSKTAGIDGTLWTTSEEKIQAAHSLKNERV
- a CDS encoding toprim domain-containing protein encodes the protein MYWPKGALWKAIDDNGTLYDKINKIPALLIAAKNKQGEITGVQRIYLDEKNAKKNTFMENAKLSKGRIEGSAGVLQTGEKRSPLYLAEGPETGATIAMANPKATVLVSFGLSNLKNLSALIKSFYPSEVIIAGDNDLASKNNTAKITEEAKEALMREGLDIKIIMPQNLPGREKTDWNDVHCSQGLNQVKHQLGLNEINPEIHKIAVRLNNEKSLELEQYVNNFIEIKNQLGKAILPKNYNVDYLNTNKGKEPHQRSFEIEKTKELQRNQKEMDIEL